Below is a genomic region from Osmia bicornis bicornis chromosome 3, iOsmBic2.1, whole genome shotgun sequence.
ATAGTGCAATTATAATTTGCAGGTGTACAAGTGTACTGTACAAGTTTGTAgataaattaacatttaaaataaatcaatgcatGTTATAAGTATTAATATACATAACAAAAATGTaacaaaaagaataaaataaattttagttcacaaaCTTCAATGTATTTAAAGCTATTGTTATAagctttaaatattataatcaaAAGGGATTTTAATATTGTGcatattataaatgtaatatatattaatattgatataaATACAGAACCGAGCATAATATTACCTTTCTTAGGAAAACGATGTCGTAGGAAAAGAAAGTCCCACTATTCGTATGTAAACTCAACAAATTTGAAGTTCACaacttcaaaattaaaaaaatggagttttataatttagaaatttttaaatttatattttgaaaatgcaGTTTTAAATTTAGGTATTTCaaagttcaaatttttaaattaaaaaatcttgaaggttgaaatttgaattttgacATTTTAAAATTGTGAACGTTGAAACTTAATTGCTTAAagcttgaaaattaatatatttacatatattaaatttcatatgttataattaaaaattatacgaaTTTTTTCGAAATTAGTCTCAATAATAATCTGGTGTAAACTGAACATAACGCATGGTAACTTTCGAGCCTTTCAAGTATTTCACTGATAATGAGTGATGAAGCCTCCTTTCCCTACCTCGTCATTTTTCCGAGGAAAACTAATTTATGCTTggtactatatgtacatttatatgtATGTGCTTACGAACTTACATATACTAGCAACAGTACAATATTCAATGACGgttgcaaaataaaattcagaTCATATATAAATCAAATTACATTATAAAAAGCGCTTTGTTGTTTTTAACAGTGGACGGTCCAAGTGCAAAAAGACATGTAATCATTATCTTTTCTTCAAATCTTTTATATTCCCTGTAATACCAAATATTTTGGTACTCTTTTCAATACTTTatcatttgaaattcaaatatgATCACATTATTTCATGAACGTTTGGAGAAACTGTATCGTGAAAATTCAACAGATCATTAAGCACATAAAGAactattcaaatttttagtTGCTTTCCTTTATCTTCTAGTCCCTAGTCTCTGGCTGCAAATCGTACCAACTTGTGGATGATTTTGTCATATCGATTTCATTTAGATTCAAATGTAATTGACCCATTACATTGCTCCCAGTGGATAACCAACCCTTTTGGGTACAAACAGATACTTCCAATGTACGAGAATTTAAATCAGCTTGAGAAACAACGTATTCAAATTGCTCATCAAATACTGGATTGCAATTATCCTTCATTACTGCTGTTTTACGTTTAGTTTCCTTATGGCGATCCGGAAGTAGATATAACTTTACATAAGGATCCGGTATATTATGTATATCATTTTGTGGCAGAGGTAAATTACTGTAATAATAAACATTCAATTAACATGTTATCAAACGTTTTAAGGTtttttatatcaataatttacTTACGCTATTTTATGCACAACGATTATAAGCTTTTGCCTTTGAACGCTATAACGTAAGGATAACTGTATTCGACCTAATTTTGATTCACCAGCGGATGATGTTACACTTAAATTTCTATGAATTAGCTTTGGGCTTTCAGTAATAGATTGATCAACACTAGCGACAATGAACTCTTCCTCTAATGGAGCTCGGTCTTCAGGTACAACAGCTGCATCTGATCCAGTACTATGCGTTGCACTAATTATTGATTCTTTTGACGATTGTTTTTTCAATGGAGTAGGTGAAACTTAAAAAAGACATTACACTgttattgtaatattaatagaAAGCTTAGAAGCCAATCAGTTTAGTCGGTCTTTCACTAACTATTACAACACTTATGCTGTGCAAATATCTCATTAATGGACAATGGTATTTATACtgattacaaaattttttgCTGAATTATTAAGTGGAAAATCAGTGTAAATAATCTATTATGTTTCTTCCTTGTATCTACATAGatatgaatatttttcaaaatctcaCTTTGGAGTCATCAAATCAAAaagcgaaaaaaaagaatttatatatgtatagccCAAGTGATtatattgtattgtattgtattttaataattaaaaacctAATAATTCGAAATCACTTATTCTCATTaaaacgaagaaagaaaaattttttcgGCTAAATATCTTGAAAGCTATCTAGAGTAGAAAAAGTAATAAATCGTGATGTAAGAGAAGATCCTACCACTCGTGTATAAAAGTTTACTTGCAAagattttattcaatattttttaaaacttcagattttgaaacttaaaaattaaaactgaactctaaaatttgaattgtGAAACTTTAAAATTCGAATTATGAAATTCCGAAATCTGAAGCttgaaatttggaaacttTAAAATCagaatcttaaaatttgagtcggaaaatttttaaactttaattttttaatttttatattttaaattttaattttgaactgtaaaatttgaaatttctgaTCTCCGTTAACATATTTCATGATTTACATTGATTAGCTTCTGAGCCTGCCAAACAAGTAAATAATACACTTACAGTTTTTAGATGACATATTACTAATATTTGATTCCTGGCGTTCAATTCTTTTATTCAACTGGTTAATATCATGATCATCGTCATCTTCCTCTGATGTAGGTTCAGGTTCCTCATACTTCAGAATctgataaaaatgaatttttattattatcttttactatttctaaatttatgtaaaaaatttaacgggatcatacatttaatgacataGAAAGTATTAACTTGCTATCTGCTTCAGCCATTTGCAGATCATAAGGCTGTTGTggaatttctaaattattttgttttaaaagtAACGAGATATTGTAACTCATTTCTCCTATTATAAGACCAGTCTTTTCATCTGTAATCTAAAAATTAACATGTAATATGAgacattaaatttttatcatgAAAAAGCAACATTTTTTTCAGAAGTAGGTATACGTACCTTTATATGCAAGATACCAGTTTCGGGATTGCTAATTAGAAAAGTAAAACCTTGTTCCCATATTGGATCAGAGGAACGTAACATGGTAGCGGTTCTTTTAATGGTTGCACCGACACTTGCTTCAAGATAGACATCAGGCTGCTTATTTCCTCGAACACACTGAAAGTTTTACAATAATTTGAATTAGTCATGACCTTCCAGGTTCCCATCGTAATGAACCGCAATGTTTATGATACAATGGTAAAACAACTAGTAAGAGACATCACTAAAGTATAACATGCTaactttgataaaaatttcaccaatatattttgaaaaactgTTTATACAGTTGATTGGAGTTGGCTGTCACGTTGGAACTATTGACAGttttattatgtaatatttttaccATAATTTCAAGTACCTAATACAGACATGTACAACAAGAAGTAAAATGGACACCAACGCCTGGGACAACTCGTGGGCACTTAATAATATccaaattgttttaaaatattgagGAAAATGTGTTTTTCATTTCGATCTTTGAGAACTGTTTTCACTTCGTAGATCTGAATGATTGCGGATCAGAACAACTATGTGTCGACTATTTTTCAGAGAATTATCTCAGATGCAAATTATACCTTATAAGTACAATATCATGATGGAAATCGTGAGTCacaatttattgaaagttaATAATTATAACTGTTTTCTCTCAACTGGACGCTATTtactattataaattaatcaaatttatacACACTGGCAAATTCTTAGCTGAATCAACATAAAGAATGAGAAGAGCTGTACTCATTGATGTTACTCGAAGTTCCTGTGTTTCAATTAAAGcctaaaataaagtaaaagaTTAAAAGATTCAAAACTTTCAACATATTATaagtttatattatattaaaaatacatacaGTTTTCAAATcagtaatattttttgaaaactGAAGCCATGTTAATCTTAAATGAATCATGCCATGTTTTGCTTGTTCCAATGAAATCcactgaaaaaaatatatacttgTTAATATATCttataattacattaatacTGTATTTCATACTTACTGTATCAAtatttcccttcttttttacTCTGCTGACCTCAACCGTAGCCCTATATTCATAAAACAAATGGAAGTAGTATatttaaagtatttaaaatatagcttaatataaaatatgctTAGCACTAGCATGACTACCTACATAAGTAGAGCTCAGGGTGGGCTTGATTCTTTCATCATtctcaaattttaaaattctaacgataagtatctaatattcaaaaattcaaaaatatcaaaatttcagaattttataaatcaaacATTCCAAAACTTCAATATTCTaggattttaaaattctagaattccCAATATCTCAACATTCTAAAATACTAAGATTCTAAGAGTGTGGAAAGGGGAGGATGACCAAAGGAATGGAAAACAGGGTTGATAGTGCCGATAGTAAAGAAGAGAGAGGGGAAGGAGGTGAGGGAGTATAGAGGTGTATAGACAATTATGCTCACACTGTATAAGGTGTACAGTGTACACGATGGTAGTAACAAGGAGACTGGTTAGGAAGAAATGGTGAGGCAGAAAATGGTACCACAGAATCAGACGAGTTTTAGATGGGGCATGAGGGTAATGGATAACATACGTGTATAAAACTTCCTGATATATTTAATGGCCTATTGGCAAGTAACGAGGAAGAGAGGGAAAATGTACGGTATTTAATTCTGTAAATAGGAAGATACTCTGGAGGACGATGGAGGAGAGGCGGGTAAGCAGAGGATTAATAGAGAGAGTGAAGGAGACTTATAAAGAGACGAAGGGCAAGGTAAAGGTGGAACAAAGGGTAGGAGAGGAGTTTTGGACTGGACGAGAGGTAGACAGGAATGCCCGTTTTTATAAGAGTTGGAAAGGAAGGAGGAGGGAGAGGGAATGCTACGGGGAAAGAGGGTATTCTCGCTGGCATATGCGGATGACGTGGCACTATTAGGAGATGCAGAAAGAGGGTTGGGGATAATAATAGGGGTAATGAcggattattaaaaaaaaacggTTGGAAGTTAATAAAGATAAAACGAAGATGATGATATGTTAAAAAgggagaggaagagagaagaTAAGGGAATGGCGATGAAAGGGAAAGGAGATAGAACAGGTGAAAAGATTCAAGTACAATTTAGACTATGTGGTTAGAAGGAATGAGAGAATGGATGAGCAACTGAAGGATGGGGAGAAAAAATTGGGGGACTAGTGAAAGGAGATTTAGGAAGGATTGGGAAAGAATAGTTATACCTCATATCACGTAAACCGGACAACTTTTAACGAAATTGGCTTTTAATTATGCATTTAGATTTTTCACGTAACTTGGTTAATTATTGTCCAACTTATGTCGCGTTTGGTTTCATTTTGATCGCAAAAACATAAGAAATCGATTGACGTCGCTTCCGCAAAGATCTGATAAAAAATGCGGAAGTTGGTATTTCTACAAGAGAAAACCATTTCCTTTTTCGGGCGGCATACCTGGTACAGGCACAGCCAGAAACACAGAAATTCGGACTCTCAATTGCACGGAAAGTTGTACAATTTTATTGCATAATCTGAACGCGGCCTTGGGCTTTTCGATACACAGATGTGGACGGTGCTGGAGTATGGGGCAGAGATATGGGGATGGGAGGAATGAAAGAGGGTGGGGAAGGCACAGGAACAGTTTTTGTGGTGGGTTATGGGGCTGGAGTGGACAACGCCAGGATACATGGTAAGGGAGGAGCTCAAAAGGGGAAAGTTCAGGGTGGGAGCGAGGAGGAGAGCATGGTGATTTGAGGAAAAGTTGTGGAGGGGAAAGAGAAGCGAGTTGGCGAGGAGGGTACTGACGGAGGTGAAAAGAAGTGAAAGGGTATGAGGCTAATCAAGATAGGAGGAGGGAAGGAGGAAGTATAGGGAGAAGAGAGGAATAGGGATAGGAACGGAAGCGGAATTCAGAGCAGTAGAGAAATgggaagaaagaaacaaatggAGGAAAGGTGGAGAAGGATAGAGGAATCGAAATATAACCCGGGATGCAAACTGTTGAGGGAGGAAGGAATCCCAAGTTATCTGAGGAAGGGATGGAGGAAGGAAAGATTAGGGAACGGCTTTAGGGAGTTGAAGTACTGGGAGCAGAGAGAACCAACAAAATTtccgaaagaaaaaaagtcgcTCTTCTCTTGATTGGGAAAGTCAAAATCCGTTTCTTCATGGTGACCATTTGCTCAGAAACATGCTTTTCATGCACTTGCAACTGGTTCTGACTAGTTATGGGGAATTTCACTGAATTTTGACTAACAATAAGTCGAAATTCCAACTTTGGATATTCATATTATCTCAGAAACTAAAAGAGTCTACCAAATAATATTGCAGGTGGTTACTGAGGGGGTCAAGGTCTACCAGCATACCAGGTTTGGTCAAGATCGCAGGTGTAGGGACACGCTGTAGCGACATATTATAGCCTTTCTGATTTTTTTCCTGAAGGAAAAAATCAAGAGCTATGCAGAAAATGTGGATGGCGGGAGCAGTGGTGGACTCAAGTCTTGGGAGGATGCGAGGAAAATAGGAAGGAGGAGAAAGGATGACAGGAAAGGGAAAGAATAGAAGGTGCAGGAAGGATTGAATAAACAAGAGAAAGGAGGACAGAAGGAAAACGGAgggaggagaggagaggagagagagagagcgggAAGTTCCAGGGGGAGGAGAGAAAAGCGAATGAGAGAGAATGTACTTACGTACACACATGCACGCACACACGCACGATAGCGCAAAAGATAGGCTAAAAAGATAAACTAGCTAGGCTAAGTTAGGCTAACAAGATGTAATGAAAGAGATTTATGTAGAAGAAGCGAGGCAGAAGTCTTGTAACCCCGCAGGGGATCCAATAAAGACACactaaaattctaagaatcTAAAATCTTCTTGTAAAATcttattttaatagaaataaatattttggcTAAAATGCAATATCCCTCACCCTCTCCCAATTCTAGCTATGTCAATGATGATTAGAATGTAAACTGTACATGTATGAATATGATTCAATAATGCGGGTATTTGaaattgtataaatataaattgtagACACAATAAAACTTCAAAAACAAAGATAGAAATAAAAAGCGTTTAATACCAaacaaaagtaattaaaaagcagtgaaaaaaagaaagaggtaAGAGCTTAATAcgagttttatttaaaaaaaaaagaatcactGTAAAGCGCGAACTCAAAAGTAACCCTTATCcggatattttttatttatgtaacGTTGACAGTCCGTCGATGTTGATTGTAATATATAAATGTCTCTTAAAacacattatattatattatataaatgatATGACATCTGAAAACATTAAAAGATAAACGATTATTTATATTCCACTGTTGTAGTCGGAGATCTTCTTATGTTAGATTAATAATTGGCAAaccaaattttttattttaagaaaaagttttaaatcatctgtatataataaaaaaggataaaaattatatgaaccattatgtaaattaaataagcATAAGTTCATTGGACTCGTCTTGACCGAATaagggttaaaataaagaattattaGAGAAAgctcaaaataaaaaattattcaatcacAGAAGACAGAAcgtataaaattacaattataatttgaggtaattatttttatataaacagAGGGTTTCTCAATAAAGGTACATAAGATAAAAATTGTATGAGAAATCCAACTTcgtatatatttaatttatttccaattCCACTTTGTCATATTATACTATTGTTTTCATTCCAATGATTCTTGTAATCATTTTGAGGTTGAGGTAATATTTTTTACTGGTATCGTAAATAATTACTACTTTAAATATAATGCTACTATCATTCTGTGTTAATCTTCCCTCTGAAATACCCtctatatacagggtgttttaCAAAGTCGGGAAAAATCAAGGGATAGTTCTAGAagtcaaaataagacgaaaataaaaaatgacaaaatatATAGCGTTCGTCATTCTTTGTTTTTTACTTACTAACGTTAAAAAATTCAGGCAGAATTTgctgtagtagtaacaatattcTTTTGCGAATATCTCACAAACTAATCGAGTTCGACATAGCTTAGAGCAAAAAAGTTGCTTAAAATGAGCAATTTTACAACacatttaaaaatcatcgaaatcagAGGGGGAATAGCTTTTCTACAAATTCACCAATGTTTTTATTCGATATCTCGGCAATTAATAAGCTGATGAAGATATCGGTTTATATTATAGTTGGGGTCCTCTACTCcctttttataattatttattacttgcaaactgcaaataataaaatttttaatttttcttcgcAAGAAAAAGGGTTTAGCAGTAGTAAAGCGTAGTAAATCAGTCCCAGTAACaatttcggttgatatttataccacataatgcttgTTGTCTAAAGAACAACTGTGAGCAATTCAACACCCACCCACCCTAATAAGGGAGATACAAGGGTAACAACCCTAaactttactattttttttttggaaactgtttaagatatttgatcaCACTAAAGCGCAAATAGTATGTACTCATTAActatatttcatatatttttttcaatatttttatccgatgtttaagggttgaaaattaataaataaacttttGAGGTTGATTTTTACAAACAACCCCTTAAGTGAtacccaccgaaaaaattaagaacaaTCCTTTATTACTTAACTATTAtttgtaaaagtttcaagagtgtcggattgaTACAACATAAAGCAAAGCCAGGCTGAACGTTAGTGGCGATCAAAATTGTTGCTGGGGCCAAATCACTATGCTTATATGGCTAGACCCTTTGCCATTTTCGGATCGTACGTTATTTTcagcccccccccccccccccccccccccccacatttgcatatttttattaaacttctTCACATGCACTATgcatataatttataataacatacaaagaaaaatattcttctgAACTATAAATGTTTCTATATTATATAAGGGCTTCTAAGTGCATTCTATGCTTGGATAACTACATATAGGTACTtgcacagccgactctagtactagccatgctgaacaacgtggcaacaccgctcacgtgacaatcgggagtcctattttcaaaaacagactcctgtgctcggaattgtaattaacgtcttttttaattaaaagctgtagtaatatacgctattttgtattaattatgtataaacaatacataaacgttgcaactatggcaagtaaAAGTGATGAGGTAGTATAAAAAATGTTGCAAAtgtgatatatattttgtgtactctcgaagtagtttggtgttgtgaagcatgatatttgaaatatttacagtggtttcaagaaaatttaggtatgaagcaaaatgaaaccatctttggatcaaattgaaacatttaagaattgataaacgtgtatataagttaataaaaaccttgaaacaagcgaaattattggaacgaaaccaaagaggttatgtgaaaTCCAGAAAGTAGTCTGGAGtctgacgacgttgattggctgggagtctgggggtccgggaggcagatagagtagggtaggtgttgatatattcagaccggactcccgcggtgttgccatttttacttcagcacggctagtactagagtcggctgtggtACTTGTTACAAGCAGCAATACCTGCCAAGTGGATCATCTTGACCAGCGTTATCTTTATCAAAGATCTTGGTAAGCACCATGTTGTAGAAAGCTCCCAAGCTCTTTTCCACTATAAACTGTTATACAATCTACTTCAGTTTTTTGGCATCAAATATAGACACCTACCGACTCATAAAATAAACAACTCaagttttaaaaatcattttatagGATTAAGTCTTGATCGAACCGTCGCGTCGTAGTAGTCCCAAATCGCAAAAACCTAGCCAAAATATGAAGGCGTTcttcaatttaaatgaaaattggtaCCTAGGGGTCTTCGAGGCCGGTGATTACAAATCAAAAGTCAAAATTACACAAAACAAAATGGCGGATCCAATATGAGCGATGtgtatattgaaaaattgttagTTCTTCTCGAAAATGAGTATAATGGAGTTTTTGAATCGCTAAATCAGGATTAAAACTCCAAATATACTAAATAAAATcctaaaattataaaaatctaAAACTATAAAATTGTAGTTTTTAAATAGTCGATCCCAATAGTAACTCGTGATTGAATTATGAGGcatttgtaaatgaaaatactGAAGTCACAAATtatattgcatttattaaattaaatatccgcagtaataaataaaaaatgtaaaaatcaaaagaaatattacataGAATCATCTGAACTCCTGTCAGTGTCATTATCGGTACTTTCTTCAGTGGAGGCTGGTAGAATTTTATAGtcaataatgaattaaatcaactggttcattaaaaaatatacaatttcgAGTAAAAGAATCTCATTTATGCATCACgttaaagaaaattcattaaatcTAATAATAAGTCCACCCAAAACCATACATACAGTAACACGCTTACCCTGCATTATAAAAAATGGCCGATCCGGGTGGCACTTATTAATGGCAactaatttttgcaaatactGTAAGATAAAAGTATCAACTACAAGCCTGAACAAGAATTTTAGCGGGATATTGTGGGATACGCAACTTTAGGTCTACATCTTTAACATTCGCGCATGAAGTTTtaccttttattatttatattttatattttaaatatatgtataatttaatatatagtaatatatataaacttaatatatattaatatatataaacttaatatatatttttttattatacctttattataatacattttccTATCATACAGCGTTACCGTtaactattttaaatatactgGTACTAATAAACATTCTACTTACTTTCAGGAACAGCATCTATTTTgcagaattgaaattaatatagtCTTGCAGGCGTTTAATGGTGGGGGAGaaagggtttcgtctccccagacgcctttagttcgggccggggatcGCTAGGTGGCAGCGAGATGATCGGTGACAGTGCTCTTGCAAGCGatcgcccggcatgcagttcgaatatacagtgtgtcccagaactggagtaggagccgaagagggatgattgctgagatcattctaaacaactttttcctttgtcaaaatgttgtttaaggcttcgttttcgagttattaacgaaaaacactggccaatcagagcgcgccgttagcgcgggccgaaccacgagagtgttgggtatgctctgcgttcaaaccgtggtcgtgatcaagtgcatcggcaccacatcggtgtaataggattcgttgttcatgagcaatcaataatttgatactattattcctttctttttttaattcatcattcgatacaacttttgcccaacgaatcttattataccgacgtagtgccgatgcacttgatcacgaccgcgcggagcatacccaacactcccGTGATTCGGCCCGCACTaacggcgcgctctgattggccagtgtttttcgctaataactcgaaaacgaagcctttaccaacattttggcaaaggaaaaagttgttcagaatgacctTACCAATCAACCCTCTTtggctcctaccccagttctgggacaccctgtatagaagttccgaagtgtggtatgataggtgtctgggacagggatcgtctgttgtcagccccactaaCGAGTTTGACAGACAATCTTTTTCTCCCTTCTCCTACAGtctgtttaaaattattcacttTACACTTTGCTCTTGCACACTGTATTTCACTGCACGAAAACTGTGTGACGAATGAACGCGGTAATTGAAACGCTCACCATTTTGCAGGTATgtataagtaataataataaaacctTTACTCCTTGGTTTTCCTATAGACACACTATTTGAGTGCACAACCCAGCTATTAAAATAGTCCCAacgaaaaattcattttcgagGTTTTGGC
It encodes:
- the LOC114881232 gene encoding extended synaptotagmin-2; protein product: MESKCEDVKPSETIQWPYMSISSLARSFLSKLATVGIIWGWGYLNLNIAWLIAPIVLVTWKAERRKDNELRVIMAQSTVMAKEKGLIMDRLDELPSWVYFPDFDRVEWLNKVLYKVWPSINQFARELCKQTIEPAIIEKLAEYKVKGFQFERLVLGRIPLKIYGIKAYDKNTSRNEVIIDADIIYAGDCDITFSVGNIKGGIKDFQIRGMMRIVLKPLLPAMPLVGGIQAFFLNPPAINFNLMGIADVLDLPGFNEILRKTIVEQIGAFVVLPNKIVIPLSESVPVESLKIPEPEGVLRIHVVEAKHLMKKDIGVLGKGKSDPYAIINIGAQEFRTKTIDNTVNPKWDFWCECAVMSAIAQQITVLLWDYDDTKGDESLGRATVEVSRVKKKGNIDTWISLEQAKHGMIHLRLTWLQFSKNITDLKTALIETQELRVTSMSTALLILYVDSAKNLPCVRGNKQPDVYLEASVGATIKRTATMLRSSDPIWEQGFTFLISNPETGILHIKITDEKTGLIIGEMSYNISLLLKQNNLEIPQQPYDLQMAEADSKLILSMSLNILKYEEPEPTSEEDDDDHDINQLNKRIERQESNISNMSSKNFSPTPLKKQSSKESIISATHSTGSDAAVVPEDRAPLEEEFIVASVDQSITESPKLIHRNLSVTSSAGESKLGRIQLSLRYSVQRQKLIIVVHKIANLPLPQNDIHNIPDPYVKLYLLPDRHKETKRKTAVMKDNCNPVFDEQFEYVVSQADLNSRTLEVSVCTQKGWLSTGSNVMGQLHLNLNEIDMTKSSTSWYDLQPETRD